The following nucleotide sequence is from Streptomyces xiamenensis.
GACATGCCGGCCGCGAAGTTGCGTCCGGTCTCGCCCAGGACGACGGCGTGGCCGCCGGTCATGTACTCGCAGCCGTGGTCGCCGACGCCTTCGGCCACCACGGTGGCGCCGGAGTTGCGGACGCAGAAGCGTTCGCCGACCCGGCCGCGCAGGAACAGTTCGCCGCCGGTGGCGCCGTAGGCGAGGGTGTTGCCGGCGATGGTGGAGTACTCGGGCAGGTGCTCGGCGCCGCGGTCGGGCCGAACGATCAGCCGCCCGCCCGACAGGCCCTTGCCGACGTAGTCGTTGGCGTCGCCCTCCAGGCGCAGGGTGACGCCGCGCGGCACGAAGGCGCCGAAGGACTGGCCGGCGGAGCCGGTGAAGGTGATGTCGATGGTGTCCTGGGGCAGTCCGGCGCCGCCGAACTTCTTGGTCACCTCGTGGCCGAGCATGGTGCCGACCGTGCGGTTGATGTTGCGGATGGCGACCTGGGCGCGCACCGGCCGGGCGTCCTCGGCGGTGTCGGCCGTGAGGGCGTCGGCGGAGAGCCGGATCAGCTCGTTGTCCAGGGCCTTCTCCAGGCCGTGGTCCTGGGCGATCGTGCGGTGCAGCGGCGCGCCGGCCGGCAGGTCGGGCACGTGCAGCAGCGGGGCCAGGTCCAGACCGGCGGCCTTCCAGTGGTCGACCGCGCGGGTCACGTCCAGCAGTTCGGCGTGACCGACGGCCTCCTCCAGGGTGCGGAAGCCCAGCTCGGCGAGGAGTTCGCGCACCTCTTCCGCGATGAACTCGAAGAAGTTGACGACGAACTCGGGCTTGCCGCTGAAGCGTTCGCGCAGCACCGGGTTCTGGGTGGCGATGCCGACCGGGCAGGTGTCCAGGTGGCACACCCGCATCATGACGCAGCCGGAGACCACCAGCGGCGCGGTGGCGAAGCCGTACTCCTCGGCGCCGAGGAGCGCGGCGATCAGCACGTCGCGGCCGGTCTTGAGCTGTCCGTCGGTCTGCACGACGATGCGGTCGCGCAGCCCGTTGAGGAGCAGCGTCTGCTGGGTCTCCGCCAGGCCGAGTTCCCAGGGACCGCCGGCGTGCTTGAGGGAGGTGAGCGGGGAGGCGCCCGTACCGCCGTCGTGTCCGGAGATGAGGACCACGTCGGCGTGTGCCTTGGAGACGCCCGCCGCGACCGTGCCGACGCCGACCTCGGAGACCAGCTTCACGTGGATGCGGGCGGCCGGGTTGGCGTTCTTCAGGTCGTGGATGAGCTGGGCGAGGTCCTCGATGGAGTAGATGTCGTGGTGCGGGGGCGGCGAGATGAGGCCGACGCCGGGGGTGGCGTGCCGGGTCTTGGCGACCCACGGGTAGACCTTGTGGCCGGGCAGCTGGCCGCCCTCGCCGGGCTTGGCGCCCTGGGCCATCTTGATCTGGATGTCGTCGGAGTGCACCAGGTATTCGCTGGTGACGCCGAAGCGTCCGGAGGCGACCTGCTTGATGGCGCTGCGGCGCTCGGGGTCGGTGAGCCGCTCGGAGTCCTCGCCGCCCTCACCGGTGTTGGACTTGGCGCCCAGCCGGTTCATGGCGATGGCGAGGTTCTCGTGCGCCTCCTGGGAGATGGAGCCGTAGCTCATCGCGCCGGTGGAGAAGCGCTTGACGATCTCGCTGACCGGCTCGACCTCCTCCAGCGGGACGGGAGCGCGCTCGCCGTCCTTGAGCCGGAACAGTCCGCGCAGCGTCATCAGCCGCTCGGCCTGCTCGTTCACCCGCTCGGTGTACTGCTTGAAGATGTCGTAGCGGCGCTGCCGGGTGGCGTGCTGGAGCCGGAAGACGGTGTCGGGGTCGAACAGGTGCGGTTCGCCCTCGCGGCGCCACTGGTACTCGCCGCCGATCTCCAGGTCGCGGTGGGCGGGGGCGATGCCGGAGGCGGGGTACGCCTTGGCGTGCCGGGCGGCGACCTCCTGGGCGATCACGTCGAGGCCGGCGCCGCCGATCTTGGTGGTGGTGCCGTGGAAGTAGGTGTCGACGAAGGACTCGTCGAGACCGACGGCCTCGAAGACCTGGGCGCCGCGGTAGGAGGCGACGGTGGAGATGCCCATCTTGGACATGACCTTCAGGACGCCCTTGCCGAGCGCCTTGATGAGGTTCTTGATGGCGGTCTCGGCCTCGATGCCGGGCAGGTAGGTGCCGCGGGCGACCAGGTCCTCGACCGATTCCATGGCGAGGTAGGGGTTGACGGCGGCGGCGCCGTAGCCGATGAGCAGGGCGACGTGGTGCACCTCGCGGACGTCGCCGGCCTCGATGAGCAGCCCGACCTGGGTGCGCTGCTTGGTGCGGATGAGGTGGTGGTGCACGGCCGAGGTGAGCAGCAGCGAGGGGATCGGGGCGTGCTCGGCGTCGGAGTGCCGGTCCGAGAGGACGATGAGGCGGGCGCCGTCGGCGATGGCGGCGTCCGTCTCGGCGCGGATCTCGGCGAGGCGGTCGGCGAGCGCGGCGCCGCCGCCGCTGACCCGGTACAGGCCGGACAGGGTGGCGGAGCCGAAGCCGGGGAGGTCGCCGTCGGCGTTGATGTGGATCAGCTTGGCCAGCTCGTCGTTGTCGATGACCGGGAACGGGAGGTTCACGGAGCGACAGGTGGCGGCCGAGGGGTCCAGCAGGTTGCCCTGGGGGCCCAGGGAGGAGTGCAGGGAGGTGACCAGTTCCTCGCGGATGGCGTCCAGCGGGGGGTTGGTGACCTGGGCGAAGAGCTGGGTGAAGTAGTCGAAGATCAGCCGCGGCCGGTCGGAGAGCGCCGCGATGGGGGTGTCCGTTCCCATGGAGCCGATGGGCTCGGCGCCGCTGCCCGCCATGGGAGCGAGCAGGATACGCAGCTCTTCCTCGGTGTAGCCGAAGGTCTGCTGGCGGCGGGTGACGGAGGCGTGGGTGTGGACGACGTGCTCGCGCTCGGGCAGGTCGGCAAGGCCGATGAGGCCCTCCTCCAGCCATTGCGCGTAGGGGTGCTCGGCGGCCAGGCCCGCCTTGATCTCGTCGTCCTCGATGATGCGGTGCTCGGCGGTGTCGACGAGGAACATCCGGCCGGGCTGGAGCCGGCCCTTGCGCACGACGGTGGCCGGGTCGATGTCGAGGACGCCCACCTCGGAGGAGAGGACGACGAACCCGTCGTCGGTGACCCAGTACCGGCCGGGGCGCAGCCCGTTGCGGTCCAGTACGGCGCCGACCTGGGTGCCGTCGGTGAAGGCGACGCAGGCGGGGCCGTCCCAGGGCTCCATCAGGGTGGAGTGGAACTGGTAGAAGGCACGCCGGGCGGGGTCCATCGACTCGTGGTTCTCCCACGCCTCGGGGACCATCATCAGCACGGAGTGCGGCAGGGAGCGGCCACCGAGGTGGAGCAGTTCGAGGACCTCGTCGAAGGAGGCGGAGTCGGAGGCGTCCGGGGTGCAGACGGGGAAGATCCGGTCCAGGGCGTCCTGGTCGCCGATGCGTTCGCCGAACAGCGGCGAGGCCAGCTGGGACTCGCGGGCGCGCATCCAGTTGCGGTTGCCGCGCACGGTGTTGATCTCACCGTTGTGGGCGACGAACCGGTAGGGGTGTGCGAGCGGCCAGCTCGGGAAGGTGTTCGTGGAGAACCGGGAGTGGACCAGGCCGATGGCCGAAGCCAGGCGACGGTCTGAAAGATCAGGAAAAAACGGCTCAAGCTGTCCGGTGGTGAGCATTCCCTTGTAGACCAGGGTGCGCGCCGACAGCGAGGCGAAGTAGACGCCGGTCTCGCGTTCGGCGCGCTTGCGCAGGACGAAGGCGCGCCGTTCCAGCTCGATGCCTGTCCGTCCGCCGTCCGCATCGTGGACAAAGAGCTGGCGGAAGGCGGGCATGACCTCGCGGGCGGCGGCGCCGAGCAGCTGGGGGGCGACCGGCACCTCGCGCCAGCCGAGGACGGTCAGGCCCTCTTCGGCGGCGATGGCCTCGATGGCGGTGGTGGCGGTGGCGTTCTCGTCCGCGTCCACCGGGAGGAAGGCGGTGCCGACCGCGTAGGAGCCGGCCTCGGGGAGACCGAAAGGAACGTTATCCCGCAAAAATGCATCGGGGATCTGGATGAGGATCCCCGCGCCGTCCCCGGTGTCCGGGTCGGAGCCGGTGGCGCCGCGGTGCTCGAGGTTCCGCAGCACGGTCAGCGCCTGATCGACCAGCTCGTGGCTGGCCTCGCCCGTCAGGGTGGCGACAAAGCCGACGCCACAGGCGTCGTGTTCATTGCCCGGGTCGTACATACCCTGCTTCACCGGGTGGGACGCAGAACGCATCGGCTCTCCCGTCGTCTCTTGGTAGGTGTTGTGTACCGAGGGACGACGCTGGCCCTGGCTGGCTTAAATTTTCGTGCAGGTTACACGATGGCGAGGTTCCCGAGAAGTGGATACCTCTGTCCACGATGCGGACTACGTTCTGCCGGGCTCCGGCCGGAGAATGGCGGATATGTCGGCGCTGGCAGGCGTGGAAGCCTCATGCCCGCAGGAAACGAACTGAAACCCTCCGGAAACAAAGCTCACCCATGGGCACGCCGATGAGTACATAGCGTGCGGGGTCACCCGGTATATTCCCGGACGATCCGGGCGAAGGGGTCAGCTCAGGGCGTTGTCGAGCAGCGCGCCGATCCCGTACGTCAGGCCGGCCGCCGCGGCCCCCAGCAGCAGCTGCCGCAGCCCGCTGAACCACCAGGAGCGGGCCGTCACCCGGGACACGACCGCGCCGCACAGGAAGAGCCCGGCGAGCGCGAGGAGCAGGCCGGGCCAGAAGGCCGTGCCGCCCAGCAGATAGGGCAGCACCGGCAGCAGGGCCCCGACCGCGAAGGACCCGAAGGAGGACAGGGCCGCGACCATCGGCGAGGCCAGATCGGAAGGGCCGACCCCCAGCTCCTCCCGGCTGTGGATCTCCAGCGCCTGGTCCGGATCGCGGGACAGCTGCCGGGCGACCTCCCGGGCCAGCTCCGGCTCGACCCCGCGTCCCACATAGACCGCGGTCAGCTCGGCCAGCTCGTCGTCGGGGTTGTGGGCGAGCTCGCGCCGCTCCACCTCGATCTCGGCCAGTGCCAGCTCTCGCTGGGAGGCGACCGAGGTGTACTCCCCGGCCGCCATCGAGAACGCCCCGGCGGCCAGGCCCGCCATCCCCGCGATGGCGATGGTGTGGGCCGACGCCGAGGACCCCACGACACCGCTGATCAGCCCGAGATTGGAGACCAGCCCGTCCATCGCCCCGAAGACCGTGGGACGCAGCCAGCCTCCGCTCACGTCGCGGTGCCGGTGGTGGGCCTCGGCAGAACCCGTCATGACGCGGAGGTGGCCCCCGCCTTGTCGGTGCCGTCGCCGTCGTCGCCCTTGGCCAGGCCGACCCGGCCCTTGGCGGCGGGCTCCTTCTCGCCGTCACCCTTCCCGGCGGCGTCGGCGTCGGCGTCACCGTCACCGTCCGGGGTGTCGGCGTCGGTCTCGGCTCCGGCCTGCTCCTCCCCGGCCCCCGGCTCGACGATCTCCTCCCGGCCCGGCCGGCGCTTGGCGGAGATCACCAGGTAGGCCACGGCGGCGAGGAAGACGACGATGGAGGTCCAGTTGTTCAGGCGCAGGCCCAGCACCTCGTGGGCCTCGTCGATCCGCAGGTACTCGGTCCAGAAGCGGCCCGCGGTGTAGGCGGCGACATACAGCGCGAACGCCCGGCCGTGCCCCAGCTTGAACCGCCGGTCGGCCAGGATCACCAGCACACCGACGCCCACGCACCACAGCGACTCGTACAGGAAGGTGGGGTGGAAGGTACCGACATCAATGCCGTTGTCGATCTCCAGGGCCCAGGGCAGATTGGTGGGCTTGCCGTACAGCTCCTGGTTGAACCAGTTGCCCCAGCGACCGATCGCCTGTGCGAACGCGATACCGGGCGCCACGGCGTCGGCGAAGGCGGGCAGCGGGATCCCGCGCCGCCGGCACGCGATCCAGGCACCGACGGCGCCACCGGCGATCGCGCCCCAGATGCCGATACCGCCGTCCCAGATCTTGAACGCGTTGACCCAGTCGCGGTCCTCACCGAAGTACAGCTGGTAGTCGGTGATCACGTGGTACAACCGGGCGCCGACCAGGCCGAAGGGCACGGCCCACACGGCGACGTCGGCGACGGTCCCGGGCTGTCCGCCCCGGGCGACCCAGCGCTTCCCGCCGAGCCAGATGGCGACGAAGACACCGATGATGATGCACAGGGCATAGCCACGCAGGGGCAGGGGCCCGAGATGGACCTCGCTGGTGCCTGGGCTGGGAATAGAGGCAAGGATCTCCATGGTGTCCCCGACGCTACCGCGCCGGACGCCCACCCGGGAATCCACGGCCCGCTTTCCCAACCGGGATCACACTGTGTGCCCACTCGGATGCGCTGGCCGCGCGGCTGCACCGGGCGTGAGGCCATCGGGGTCGCAGGAGCAACCATCCACACCGGCCGATACTTCCCGCTCGCCGAGGTCGCGGAGAGCGCCCGTTGGAGCCGGCCGAAGGCGAGTCCAGGGCCGTCAGCGCCGGATCGCGTCAGACGCCGTCCCGCCCCCCGTCCTCTCACGCCGCCCCCCTTCTCTGCTGAGCGGCTCCCGTGTCTCGGCGAGCAGCGCCCTCAAGCGGTCCACCCCGGCTTCTCCTCCGGCCAATCTCTTGGGAAGCATCAGAACTGTCGAAAACGGAGATCTCGATGACACCAGTACGAATGATCGCTTCGTTTCGACCCAGAACGGGAAATGATGCAAAGAGAAGCGATGGGACGCCTTGCCCTCGATGACCTCTGCGCTGGAATTTCCAATCCTGAAATGAATACCACCATTCCGCCTGATGCGCCGGACGCGAAGCATGATGAGAAACCAGTGGAAGACTCTCCATACCGTCAGGCCGACGAGAATCGCAACGAAGATGTCCACGAGAGCAACCGCCTGATTGCTGAACCCCTCCAGGAGATCGTCCTGGAACGCGGCGGCAATCGCTCCGAGGAGCAGAAGGTAGAAGACGAAGGGCCCCACCAGTCCCCACCGGCGCGCCCGCAGCGCGCCGCTCAGGTCGGCATGGGTGAGGACGCCGCCGAACTCGATGCCCGTCCCGTCATCGGTCCGATTTTCCCGATCACGAATGATGAATACCGGGTCATTCATTCGAACTCCAGATGAACTTCGCCAACAGTCGATCCACGCCACAACCCATGCCCGGACCTCGCTTCCCCGGGGGAGACGGGTCACGTCCCACGAGATCCTGGCAGAACTCTTCACCGCAAAGCGCGGCCAGTGATAACTGGAATCACTCGGATAAACCCGTCCGGTACGCCTGGGCCACCTTTCAACATGTGCCCCAGCCGCAGCCGGGCGACGGCTCACACAGGGATCCTGCCGGAGCCAAACGGTCACTCCCTCGGCGGGGACGCATCCCCGCGACCGACCAAAGCGCACCCCGGACACGACCGGAGAAGATCGGGAAACCGACGCTCGGGCCCGCTTGCCGGGGCTTCCCCGTCCCCGCTCACGGTGAGGCCGGATCCGCCTTGCGGCAGACGGGCGACTCCGCCGGTTCGCCTCCAGAGCATTCCTCCACAGGATGCTTGCCGGGCTGCGCGCCGGAATCCGGACCCGCCTCACCGGCACGCCCGGCGGTGGGTCCCGGTTCGGGCCCACCCGGAAAGGCCACCGGCCACTCGCTGGGGGCACAGCCGGAGAGCCCCTCACGGCGGGAGCATCATGACGACACACAGCTGTCCCCCACGGAAAAGACGCTTTCGTGGGGGACAGACTGTGATCTTCACGCGGCCTTCGCAAGCCGGACACCGGTCGCGGCCGTTGCTTCCGGCGGACAGACCGGGGCAAGGGGGGCAACCGGCGCTCCGTGAGACCGGATTGTGACCGGTGGCTAGGAACTCGCCGCCAGCTGGTTGACCTTGTTGCGCAGGGTGTCCGGGGTCAGCGGCTCCGAGGTGTTGCCGTAGAGGTTCTCGCCGTTGAGCAGGATGGTGGGGGTGGCGTTGAAGCCGGAGTTCATGAAGTCGGCGTTGCTGCGCTGAGCCCACTCGTCGTGGGTGCCGTCCGCCACGCAGGTCCGGAACGTCTCGTTGTCCAGCCCGTCGACCTGGCCGGCCAGGTCGATCAGGAGGTCCTTGTCCGCGAACGCGTCGTCCGCCTCGGCCGGCTGGTTCTCGAAGAGCACGTCGTGGTACGGGGAGAACTTGCCCTGGTCGTTGGCGCACTGGGCGGCGTTCGCCGCGTTCGTCGAGCCCTGGCCGCGGAGGTTGCCGTCGATGATCGTGACCAGGTGGTAGTCCACCTTCAGCTTCCCGGCGTCCGTCAGCTCGTGGATGACATCCCGGAAGCCGTTCTCGAACTGCCCGCACGCCGGGCAGCGGAAGTCCTCGTACACGGCCAGCGTGGCGGGGGCCGTCGATTCGCCGACCGTGATCGGCGCCGCCGGGGGGCCCTCGTTGCTGGTGCCGCCCGAGTTGGCGGCCAGCACGCCGATGACGCCGGCCACGGCGAGGATCGCGGCCGCCGTTCCGCCGACCTTGAGCGAACGCATCCGCCGCTCCGCGGCCTTCTCGCGCTCGCGCTCCTCCCGCATCCGGTCGCGGGCCCTGCCTTTTCCGTCACGGTTCTTCTGGCTCACGCCTGGGCCAACGAGTCTCCCGCCGTCAGGACACGGTTCACCACCACGCGACGGCGACCGTGGCCGCGCCGAACAGGGCGCGCGGGACGGCGGCGGACGGCAGGACGACGGGGAGGAGATCAGTCATCCGCCCGGCTCAACTCAGGTCGGCCTGAACTTCCTTGATGTCCCAGGGCACCGTCAGCCACGGGCTCTCCGGCTCCGTGCTGAGGAGGTGGTGCACCTCCAGCATCTCCCGGTACCAGTCGCCGAACGTCTCGTCGTCGAAGTGCAGGCAGCGCCCCAGGATGTACCCGGCCGCGAAGTCCGGCCAGGAGACGTACGTCCGGCGCGCCGCCGCGCCCGCCCGCAGCAGCGCCGTCTCCGCCTCATGGGTGTCGCAGTACCGCGCGCCCAGGCCGTCCCGCGCCATGAAGGAGGCGCGCCCGAAGTCCCAGGCCAGGACGGAGCGCACCGACGCGTCCGCCGCCAGGATGCCGTCCGCGCGGAACCGCGCCTCGTACCGCAGGATCCTGCCGATCAGGTCCTGCGCCAGGGTGATGTCCGCGTCCAGGTCGAACTGCGGGGGCCGGCCGGTCTTGTCGACCACCTCGGCGGTACGCGCCAGCAGCACCCGCTCGGAGGTCTCCCGCCACTTCACCGCGCCCGGCACCACCCCGTACTCCTGGATCAGCGCGTGCCGCACCCGCAGACAGAACTCCCACGCCGGCGGCGACAACTCGCCGCGCAGCAGGCCCTCCTCAGCCTCCAGCCAGCCCTCCCGGCCGGTGATCCCCCACCAGGTCCTCAGCAGTTCACGGGTCTCGGAGTAGCCGCCGTTCTGCCAGCCGAGCTGGTTCCACAGGGTGCCGTTGTTGACAAGCAGCAGCGCGCCGCAGGCCATGCCGTGCGCCATGGCGTCGGTGCGCGGCCCGGTCCACAGCGTCTTCAGGCGCGGCTCCTCGCGGGCCCGCTTGGCGTGCCGCTTCCACTGCCGCGGGTCGGCCGGTACGAAGGTCTCCACCGGCGTCCCGGGGTTCACCGCCAGCCAGCTGACGGTCTTGGGCCAGGCCTTGGCCAGCGGGCCCAGATTGCCGCGTTCGAAGACCTGGCCCGCCACCGGGGGCGGCAGCATCCCGCGGGTGAAGACGGCCACGCACAGCCCTTCCACCTGGGGATCGCGGAACGGCGCGAAGCGGAACCCGCCCGGCACCGCGTCCACCACTTCCCGCGACATCGGAAAGAACAGGTCGGTGCCCGCCAGCACGTCGAAGAACGCCGGCCAGTCGCCGTTCATCCCGGCCGCGTACAGTCCCGCTTCCACGGTCGTCGGCGGCTGCCAAGGCCCCTGTGGTGTGGCCCCCATACTCCCCATGGGGCCAGACCTTATCGGGCCCGGCCGTCCCCGTGCCGTGCAGCCCGGGGACGGCCCTGCGGTCCCGCGTCAGCCGGACCGGCGCACCCCGGCGGCCAGTTGCCCGGCCAGGGCGCGCACCGCGTCCAGACCGGCTCGCTCGTCGCCCTGGTGGGCCAGCAGTTCCTTCACGAACGCCGTGCCCACGATGACCCCGTCAGCGAAGGCGGCGACCTCGGCGGCCTGCGCCGCGTTGGAGACGCCCAGGCCCACGCACACCGGCAGTTCGGTGCTGGCCCGGGTACGGCGCACCAGGTCGGACGCCTGCCGGCCCACCGACTCGCGGGTGCCGGTGACGCCCATCAGCGAGGCCGCGTACACGAAGCCGCTGCCGGCCGCCGTGATGGTCGCCAGCCGGGCGTCCCTGCTGCTGGGCGCCACCACGAACACGGTGGCCAGGCCGTGGTGCTGGGCCGCCTTGCGCCACACCTCGGACTCCTCCACCGGCAGGTCGGGCAGGATGCAGCCGGCCCCGCCGGCCGCCGCGAGTTCCTCGGCGAACCGCTCGGCGCCGTACCGGTCCACGGGGTTCCAGTACGTCATGCACAGCACCGGTGCCCCGGTGGCTTCGTACACCTCGCGGACCGTGCGCAGCACGCCCTCGATCCGCACTCCTCCGCGCAGCGCGATGTCGTCGGCGGTCTGGATGACCGGACCGTCCAGGACCGGGTCGCTGTGCGGCAGCCCGATCTCGATGACGTCGCAGCCGCCCTCCACCATGGCGATGGCCGCGCGGATGCCGCCGTCGACGGTGGGGAAGCCGGCCGGCAGGTAGCCGATGAGCGCGGCGCGGTCCTCGGCGCGGGCGGCGGCCAGGGTGGTGCCGAGCAGCTCCAGGTTTCCGGTCATGACGCCGCTCCCTCGCTGTCGCCGTTGTCGCCGTCGTAGAGCCCGAAGTAGCGGGCGGCGGTGTCCATGTCCTTGTCGCCCCGGCCGGAGAGGTTGACCAGGATCAGCCCCTCGGGGCCGAGTTCGCGCCCCAGGTCGAGGGCGCCGGCGAGGGCGTGCGAGCTCTCGATGGCCGGGATGATGCCCTCGGTGCGGCACAGCAGCCGCAGCGCGCGCATCGCCTGGTCGTCGGTGACGGGGCGGTACTCGCCGCGCCCGCTGTCCTTGAGGTAGGCGTGCTCGGGGCCGATGCCCGGGTAGTCCAGGCCGGCCGAGATCGAGTACGGCTCGGTGATCTGGCCCTCGTCGTCCTGGAGCACGTACGAGCGGGAGCCGTGCAGGATGCCGGGCTCGCCGGCGGTCAGGGTCGCGGCGTGCTCGCCGGACTCCACGCCGTGCCCGGCCGCCTCCAGGCCGACCAGCCGGACATCGCCGTCCGGGATGAACGCGTGGAAGAGGCCGATGGCGTTGGAACCGCCGCCCACACAGGCGGCCACGGCGTCGGGGAGCCGGCCGGTGCGCTCCAGGATCTGCCGCCGCGCCTCGACCCCGATGACGCGGTGGAAGTCGCGCACCAGGGCGGGGAAGGGGTGCGGTCCCGCGACCGTGCCGAAGAGGTAGTGGGTGGTGTCCACGTTGGCGACCCAGTCGCGGAACGCCTCGTTGATGGCGTCCTTGAGGGTGCGGCTGCCGGAGCCCACCGGGATCACCTCGGCGCCCAGGATGCGCATCCTGGCGACGTTGAGCGCCTGCCGCTCGGTGTCGATCTCGCCCATGTAGATGGTGCAGTCGAGGCCGAACAGGGCGCAGGCGGTGGCGGTTGCCACGCCGTGCTGGCCGGCGCCGGTCTCGGCGATGACCCGGGTCTTGCCCATCCGGCGGGTGAGCAGGGCCTGCCCCAGGACGTTGTTGATCTTGTGCGAGCCGGTGTGGTTGAGGTCCTCGCGCTTGAGGAAGATCCGGGCCCCGCCGGCGTGCTCGGCGAACCGCGGCACCTCGG
It contains:
- the gltB gene encoding glutamate synthase large subunit, whose amino-acid sequence is MRSASHPVKQGMYDPGNEHDACGVGFVATLTGEASHELVDQALTVLRNLEHRGATGSDPDTGDGAGILIQIPDAFLRDNVPFGLPEAGSYAVGTAFLPVDADENATATTAIEAIAAEEGLTVLGWREVPVAPQLLGAAAREVMPAFRQLFVHDADGGRTGIELERRAFVLRKRAERETGVYFASLSARTLVYKGMLTTGQLEPFFPDLSDRRLASAIGLVHSRFSTNTFPSWPLAHPYRFVAHNGEINTVRGNRNWMRARESQLASPLFGERIGDQDALDRIFPVCTPDASDSASFDEVLELLHLGGRSLPHSVLMMVPEAWENHESMDPARRAFYQFHSTLMEPWDGPACVAFTDGTQVGAVLDRNGLRPGRYWVTDDGFVVLSSEVGVLDIDPATVVRKGRLQPGRMFLVDTAEHRIIEDDEIKAGLAAEHPYAQWLEEGLIGLADLPEREHVVHTHASVTRRQQTFGYTEEELRILLAPMAGSGAEPIGSMGTDTPIAALSDRPRLIFDYFTQLFAQVTNPPLDAIREELVTSLHSSLGPQGNLLDPSAATCRSVNLPFPVIDNDELAKLIHINADGDLPGFGSATLSGLYRVSGGGAALADRLAEIRAETDAAIADGARLIVLSDRHSDAEHAPIPSLLLTSAVHHHLIRTKQRTQVGLLIEAGDVREVHHVALLIGYGAAAVNPYLAMESVEDLVARGTYLPGIEAETAIKNLIKALGKGVLKVMSKMGISTVASYRGAQVFEAVGLDESFVDTYFHGTTTKIGGAGLDVIAQEVAARHAKAYPASGIAPAHRDLEIGGEYQWRREGEPHLFDPDTVFRLQHATRQRRYDIFKQYTERVNEQAERLMTLRGLFRLKDGERAPVPLEEVEPVSEIVKRFSTGAMSYGSISQEAHENLAIAMNRLGAKSNTGEGGEDSERLTDPERRSAIKQVASGRFGVTSEYLVHSDDIQIKMAQGAKPGEGGQLPGHKVYPWVAKTRHATPGVGLISPPPHHDIYSIEDLAQLIHDLKNANPAARIHVKLVSEVGVGTVAAGVSKAHADVVLISGHDGGTGASPLTSLKHAGGPWELGLAETQQTLLLNGLRDRIVVQTDGQLKTGRDVLIAALLGAEEYGFATAPLVVSGCVMMRVCHLDTCPVGIATQNPVLRERFSGKPEFVVNFFEFIAEEVRELLAELGFRTLEEAVGHAELLDVTRAVDHWKAAGLDLAPLLHVPDLPAGAPLHRTIAQDHGLEKALDNELIRLSADALTADTAEDARPVRAQVAIRNINRTVGTMLGHEVTKKFGGAGLPQDTIDITFTGSAGQSFGAFVPRGVTLRLEGDANDYVGKGLSGGRLIVRPDRGAEHLPEYSTIAGNTLAYGATGGELFLRGRVGERFCVRNSGATVVAEGVGDHGCEYMTGGHAVVLGETGRNFAAGMSGGVAYVIDLDEHNVNPGMVAVETLSETDRDWLHEVVRRHAEETGSTVAGKLLKDWDAAVARFSKIMPTTYKAVLAAKDAAERAGLGESETHEKMMEAATHG
- a CDS encoding VIT1/CCC1 transporter family protein; this translates as MTGSAEAHHRHRDVSGGWLRPTVFGAMDGLVSNLGLISGVVGSSASAHTIAIAGMAGLAAGAFSMAAGEYTSVASQRELALAEIEVERRELAHNPDDELAELTAVYVGRGVEPELAREVARQLSRDPDQALEIHSREELGVGPSDLASPMVAALSSFGSFAVGALLPVLPYLLGGTAFWPGLLLALAGLFLCGAVVSRVTARSWWFSGLRQLLLGAAAAGLTYGIGALLDNALS
- the lgt gene encoding prolipoprotein diacylglyceryl transferase — its product is MEILASIPSPGTSEVHLGPLPLRGYALCIIIGVFVAIWLGGKRWVARGGQPGTVADVAVWAVPFGLVGARLYHVITDYQLYFGEDRDWVNAFKIWDGGIGIWGAIAGGAVGAWIACRRRGIPLPAFADAVAPGIAFAQAIGRWGNWFNQELYGKPTNLPWALEIDNGIDVGTFHPTFLYESLWCVGVGVLVILADRRFKLGHGRAFALYVAAYTAGRFWTEYLRIDEAHEVLGLRLNNWTSIVVFLAAVAYLVISAKRRPGREEIVEPGAGEEQAGAETDADTPDGDGDADADAAGKGDGEKEPAAKGRVGLAKGDDGDGTDKAGATSAS
- a CDS encoding DsbA family protein — protein: MSQKNRDGKGRARDRMREEREREKAAERRMRSLKVGGTAAAILAVAGVIGVLAANSGGTSNEGPPAAPITVGESTAPATLAVYEDFRCPACGQFENGFRDVIHELTDAGKLKVDYHLVTIIDGNLRGQGSTNAANAAQCANDQGKFSPYHDVLFENQPAEADDAFADKDLLIDLAGQVDGLDNETFRTCVADGTHDEWAQRSNADFMNSGFNATPTILLNGENLYGNTSEPLTPDTLRNKVNQLAASS
- a CDS encoding DUF1266 domain-containing protein, yielding MEAGLYAAGMNGDWPAFFDVLAGTDLFFPMSREVVDAVPGGFRFAPFRDPQVEGLCVAVFTRGMLPPPVAGQVFERGNLGPLAKAWPKTVSWLAVNPGTPVETFVPADPRQWKRHAKRAREEPRLKTLWTGPRTDAMAHGMACGALLLVNNGTLWNQLGWQNGGYSETRELLRTWWGITGREGWLEAEEGLLRGELSPPAWEFCLRVRHALIQEYGVVPGAVKWRETSERVLLARTAEVVDKTGRPPQFDLDADITLAQDLIGRILRYEARFRADGILAADASVRSVLAWDFGRASFMARDGLGARYCDTHEAETALLRAGAAARRTYVSWPDFAAGYILGRCLHFDDETFGDWYREMLEVHHLLSTEPESPWLTVPWDIKEVQADLS
- the trpA gene encoding tryptophan synthase subunit alpha, producing the protein MTGNLELLGTTLAAARAEDRAALIGYLPAGFPTVDGGIRAAIAMVEGGCDVIEIGLPHSDPVLDGPVIQTADDIALRGGVRIEGVLRTVREVYEATGAPVLCMTYWNPVDRYGAERFAEELAAAGGAGCILPDLPVEESEVWRKAAQHHGLATVFVVAPSSRDARLATITAAGSGFVYAASLMGVTGTRESVGRQASDLVRRTRASTELPVCVGLGVSNAAQAAEVAAFADGVIVGTAFVKELLAHQGDERAGLDAVRALAGQLAAGVRRSG
- the trpB gene encoding tryptophan synthase subunit beta produces the protein MSDVYFHPDPQGTVPDAAGYFGAFGGTFIPEALRAAVEEVAAEYEKAKADPAFAAELNDLLVDYTGRPSPLTEVPRFAEHAGGARIFLKREDLNHTGSHKINNVLGQALLTRRMGKTRVIAETGAGQHGVATATACALFGLDCTIYMGEIDTERQALNVARMRILGAEVIPVGSGSRTLKDAINEAFRDWVANVDTTHYLFGTVAGPHPFPALVRDFHRVIGVEARRQILERTGRLPDAVAACVGGGSNAIGLFHAFIPDGDVRLVGLEAAGHGVESGEHAATLTAGEPGILHGSRSYVLQDDEGQITEPYSISAGLDYPGIGPEHAYLKDSGRGEYRPVTDDQAMRALRLLCRTEGIIPAIESSHALAGALDLGRELGPEGLILVNLSGRGDKDMDTAARYFGLYDGDNGDSEGAAS